The following are from one region of the Candidatus Hydrogenedentota bacterium genome:
- the waaF gene encoding lipopolysaccharide heptosyltransferase II — translation MRRTRRSGSPGTIAKVLVLAPNWVGDAAMCTPALRALRRRLPQAEITVAARRSVCELLEEFPHITHCVEIAARPGLAPMLRLSAGLRSQAPDLAVVFPHSFRAALLARLAGAQIRLGYARGGRSFLLTHRATPHRKDGRIAPVYMAREYLDLLEPLGCEDDDAGLELHADPDAVAEVRQAIGAAAPVIGVAPGAAFGPSKRWPAARYAAVMDRLAAETGARFFLLTGPDEADVRSAILRQTCAPVIQGPFRTTGIALLKAMIAQADLLLCNDTGPRHIAVAFQKPVVCIMGPTSPDYTDGPWERGAILRVDVDCGPCQKPVCTTDHRCMTRIDIDSVTAAVMDSLPGLR, via the coding sequence ATGCGGCGCACCCGGCGCAGCGGCAGCCCCGGCACGATTGCCAAGGTTCTGGTCCTCGCGCCCAACTGGGTCGGCGACGCGGCCATGTGTACCCCGGCTCTGCGCGCATTGCGGCGCCGCCTGCCTCAGGCGGAAATCACCGTCGCCGCGCGGCGCTCCGTCTGTGAATTGCTGGAGGAATTCCCGCACATTACCCACTGCGTTGAAATCGCCGCCCGCCCCGGGTTGGCGCCCATGCTGCGGCTGAGTGCCGGGCTCCGGTCGCAAGCCCCCGACCTCGCCGTGGTCTTCCCCCACTCTTTTCGCGCGGCGCTGCTCGCCCGGCTTGCGGGCGCTCAGATCCGCCTGGGCTATGCCCGCGGCGGGCGCAGTTTTCTGCTCACGCATCGCGCAACCCCGCATCGTAAGGACGGGCGCATAGCGCCGGTCTACATGGCGCGCGAGTATCTGGACCTGCTTGAACCGCTTGGCTGCGAGGACGATGACGCGGGCCTGGAATTGCACGCGGACCCGGACGCCGTCGCGGAAGTGCGGCAGGCCATCGGCGCCGCGGCCCCGGTCATCGGCGTCGCGCCCGGCGCGGCCTTCGGGCCAAGCAAGCGCTGGCCCGCCGCGAGGTATGCCGCCGTCATGGACCGTCTTGCCGCCGAGACCGGGGCGCGATTCTTTCTGCTGACCGGTCCGGACGAAGCGGATGTACGCTCAGCTATCCTGAGACAGACTTGCGCGCCCGTTATTCAAGGCCCGTTCCGCACCACGGGCATCGCGCTGCTCAAGGCCATGATCGCGCAGGCCGACCTGCTGCTCTGCAACGATACGGGGCCGCGCCACATTGCGGTTGCCTTCCAGAAGCCGGTGGTATGCATCATGGGCCCCACGTCGCCGGATTACACGGACGGTCCCTGGGAGCGCGGCGCGATTCTCCGGGTCGATGTGGACTGCGGACCCTGCCAGAAGCCCGTATGCACAACCGACCACCGCTGCATGACCCGCATCGATATCGATAGCGTCACCGCCGCGGTCATGGATTCCCTCCCGGGCTTAAGATGA
- a CDS encoding zinc ribbon domain-containing protein, with translation MPLFSYACAACGAKSEILVRGNEEPACPQCGSRRMEKQASHFAALSSAASAPACASGACAAASSCPMGGCCME, from the coding sequence ATGCCCCTGTTCAGTTATGCTTGCGCCGCCTGCGGCGCAAAGAGTGAGATTCTTGTTCGCGGCAACGAGGAACCGGCCTGCCCACAGTGCGGCAGTCGCCGGATGGAAAAGCAGGCCAGCCATTTCGCGGCCCTCTCCAGCGCGGCAAGCGCGCCTGCCTGCGCATCCGGCGCGTGCGCCGCGGCGTCGAGTTGTCCCATGGGCGGCTGTTGCATGGAGTAA